One Nicotiana tomentosiformis chromosome 4, ASM39032v3, whole genome shotgun sequence genomic window carries:
- the LOC138910438 gene encoding uncharacterized protein — translation MEQNLELCRYPTQEEVKAAFFELGNASASSPDGFTGLVIHDRLENLLPTLISHNQSGFVKGRRIFDNILLTQEIVTDLRLRGKPANVVIKLDMAKAYDRGFGMPKWTDHLNHLAFTDDTIIFSSTDPNFLHKIMSLLGGYEQISGQQINKSKSSFYMHANIAQALMQEVENIT, via the exons ATGGAGCAGAATTTAGAACTGTGTAGATATCCAACACAAGAAGAAGTTAAAGCTGCATTTTTTGAACTTGGTAATGCTAGTGCCAGTAGCCCTGACGGATTTACTGGACT GGTGATTCATGACAGACTAGAAAATCTTCTACCAACTCTAATCTCACACAATCAATCTGGATTTGTGAAGGGTAGGAGAATATTCGATAATATACTTCTTACTCAAGAAATTGTCACTGATTTAAGGTTGAGAGGTAAGCCAGCTAATGTTGTAATTAAGTTGGACATGGCAAAGGCATATGACAGG GGATTTGGCATGCCTAAGTGGACTGATCACTTGAATCACCTGGCATTTACTGATGATACTATCATATTCTCCTCTACTGATCCTAACTTTTTGCACAAGATCATGTCATTACTTGGTGGATATGAGCAGATTTCAGGCCAGCAGATCAACAAAAGTAAGAGCTCCTTTTATATGCATGCCAACATTGCACAAGCCTTAATGCAGGAAGTGGAAAACATCACATGA